The genomic DNA ctctgagtgtgggaaGGGATTTGGTAGCATAGGTTATCTCCATAGACACATGAGAACtcatgcagtaaaaaaaacagtcaattgCCCAGTGTGCGGTAAAGATTTCCTTAAAAATGGATATCTAAAGAGACACATgagaactcacacaggagacaaacctttcagctgctcagtttgtAACAAATCTTTTGCATGGAGTggatatttacacacacacatgagaaTGCActcaggagagaaacctttcactTGCTCTTTTTGTGATCaaagttttttgcaaaaaacacatcTTAGCAGACACATGCTAACACATACAGGAGACAAACCTTTCAGCTGTGCTGTTTGTAATAAATCTTTTAGTCAGAGTGGAAGTTTACAGACTCACATGaaaatccacacaggagagaaacctttcagctgcCCAGTATGTGGGAAAGCTTTCATTGACAGCAGACCAATGAAGAAACACATGAgaattcacacaggagagaaacctttcagttGCTCGGTTTGTGAGAAAAGATTTTTGTGCAAAGCAGATCTAAAGAAACACGAGataactcatacaggagagaaaccttttaGTTGTTCTCTTTGTGGTAAAGGTTTTATACAAAAGATCAATTTGACCGACCACATGGCacttcacacaggagagaaaagattcagctgcagtgtttgtaacAAAGCATTTGCCTGGCGTCATCAGGtcaaaagacataaatgtgTCGGTCGTCAGTCCTCAGAGCTTCAACAATCAGCAGGGAgctaaacagacagaaaataccCTACATGAGCAATAATCAGACACAATTAGTTGTAG from Plectropomus leopardus isolate mb unplaced genomic scaffold, YSFRI_Pleo_2.0 unplaced_scaffold3918, whole genome shotgun sequence includes the following:
- the LOC121938983 gene encoding zinc finger protein 84-like codes for the protein MRIHAGEKPFTCTVCGKGIIESRNLKRHMRTHTGEKPFTCSVCGKAFIDGRQLKIHMRNHTGEKPYDCSVCGKRFALQTSCIRHMRTHTGEKRFGCDVCDKEFIWPHQLRAHQCVGGQSSQLHQTQTEENREAEPPASSSTQQIKTEADGEDCGGPEPARNSHPDTNLQPGTDDSVESDNWKETKEPQSGLISPKNDCEKPFICSECGKGFGSIGYLHRHMRTHAVKKTVNCPVCGKDFLKNGYLKRHMRTHTGDKPFSCSVCNKSFAWSGYLHTHMRMHSGEKPFTCSFCDQSFLQKTHLSRHMLTHTGDKPFSCAVCNKSFSQSGSLQTHMKIHTGEKPFSCPVCGKAFIDSRPMKKHMRIHTGEKPFSCSVCEKRFLCKADLKKHEITHTGEKPFSCSLCGKGFIQKINLTDHMALHTGEKRFSCSVCNKAFAWRHQVKRHKCVGRQSSELQQSAGS